The proteins below come from a single Podarcis muralis chromosome 8, rPodMur119.hap1.1, whole genome shotgun sequence genomic window:
- the TMEM74 gene encoding transmembrane protein 74 codes for MNGKPRLVQGGFPMACVELLYLNKEGGQSDQCQNMDWSVPTPPGQGQPGESVGRTAIISMASECCERHCKAIQRADLAEAPLSFTTVSSPCPECTTTGEITCHPSFPKEAKEATQQRACCCESETSFTFVDENVNNLDYAGRLAHKSCCQGQDLIPHPDPAGEMPLEWPYDPPSLISEENDDAASEADGGKSVDYGFVSAIFFLVSGILLVIISYVVPRDVTVDPSTVAAREMERLENESAKIGAHLDRCVIAGLCLLTLGGVVLSSLLMISMWKGELYRRSRFAASKESAKLYGSFNFRVKSSTNDNMELSLVEEDALAVDS; via the coding sequence ATGAATGGTAAACCACGGCTAGTTCAAGGGGGCTTCCCGATGGCATGCGTGGAGCTTCTGTATCTCAACAAAGAGGGTGGTCAGTCCGATCAGTGTCAGAATATGGACTGGAGTGTGCCTACTCCCCCTGGTCAAGGACAGCCCGGTGAAAGTGTGGGAAGGACTGCAATCATATCCATGGCTTCTGAGTGCTGTGAGAGGCACTGCAAAGCCATCCAAAGGGCAGATCTTGCTGAAGCCCCTCTTTCCTTCACCACTGTTTCCTCACCGTGCCCAGAATGTACAACCACAGGTGAGATCACCTGCCATCCCAGCTTTCCCAAAGAAGCAAAGGAGGCAACCCAACAGAGAGCTTGCTGCTGCGAATCGGAGACATCCTTCACTTTTGTGGATGAAAATGTCAACAATCTGGACTACGCAGGGCGTCTTGCCCACAAGAGCTGCTGCCAAGGCCAGGATCTCATTCCCCACCCTGACCCTGCTGGAGAGATGCCCCTCGAATGGCCCTACGATCCACCCTCACTGATATCCGAGGAAAACGATGATGCTGCCTCGGAAGCTGATGGAGGAAAGTCAGTAGACTATGGCTTCGTCAGCGCCATCTTCTTCCTGGTCAGCGGGATATTGCTAGTGATCATTTCCTACGTGGTCCCCAGGGACGTGACCGTGGATCCCAGCACAGTAGCGGCAAGGGAAATGGAGCGGCTGGAGAATGAGAGCGCCAAGATTGGGGCTCACCTGGATCGTTGTGTGATTGCCGGGCTCTGCCTTTTAACGTTGGGGGGCGTAGTACTGTCCAGTTTGCTCATGATCTCTATGTGGAAAGGCGAGCTCTACAGGAGAAGCAGGTTTGCAGCCTCCAAGGAATCGGCCAAGCTCTACGGCTCCTTTAATTTCCGAGTGAAATCTTCCACAAACGATAACATGGAGTTATCGTTAGTTGAGGAGGATGCTCTTGCTGTAGATAGTTAG